One window from the genome of Natrialba magadii ATCC 43099 encodes:
- a CDS encoding eCIS core domain-containing protein: MDGSLRSGAQYDIEQQTEASLHRNKAAHRDHEPAGEASVPDSVRAVVSEPGQQLEGEVKAGLEGRLDASLDHVQIHTGPTAQQACEEVNARAFAVGNHIAFGPDEYDPSSPEGQHLIAHEVVHTLQQPDAPISMMPKTEVEMEVDPDPAAEREADEIAGQVMRGWEAGLEGEMADTEIHVQRFTGAIADIGSTVASFAKVNHDAQKAAQEDKADSYAQMGATEGNIEERVENLEEQVSKLGEYVSEQVRPASTKRQMVTEAGKDALSSGAGLATGAGIAALGLAGPFGAIIGAGLAGAATKGMLDTSPAIGQTAEQMASGRVHEKAGALRDRLPGWLGGRDEDDEWGDNFDGLA; the protein is encoded by the coding sequence ATGGATGGCTCGCTGAGAAGCGGAGCGCAATACGATATCGAACAGCAAACCGAAGCCTCGCTGCATCGCAACAAAGCTGCCCACCGTGATCACGAACCCGCAGGCGAGGCCAGCGTCCCCGATTCAGTGCGAGCGGTCGTCTCCGAACCCGGCCAGCAACTCGAGGGCGAGGTCAAAGCCGGCCTCGAGGGGCGATTAGACGCCTCGTTAGATCACGTCCAGATTCACACGGGACCGACGGCCCAGCAGGCCTGCGAAGAGGTCAACGCCCGCGCGTTCGCGGTCGGCAACCACATCGCGTTCGGTCCGGACGAGTACGATCCGTCCTCACCAGAGGGCCAGCATCTCATCGCCCACGAGGTCGTCCACACGCTGCAGCAACCCGACGCTCCCATCTCGATGATGCCCAAAACCGAAGTCGAGATGGAGGTCGACCCCGATCCGGCCGCCGAACGCGAGGCCGACGAGATCGCCGGCCAGGTCATGCGCGGCTGGGAGGCCGGTCTCGAGGGCGAGATGGCCGACACCGAAATCCACGTCCAGCGGTTTACGGGGGCGATCGCCGATATCGGCAGTACTGTGGCAAGTTTCGCGAAGGTCAACCACGACGCACAGAAAGCAGCTCAGGAGGACAAAGCCGACAGCTACGCCCAGATGGGTGCCACTGAGGGCAATATTGAAGAACGCGTCGAAAATCTCGAGGAGCAGGTGTCAAAGCTCGGCGAGTACGTCTCCGAGCAGGTCCGGCCCGCCTCGACCAAACGACAGATGGTCACCGAAGCCGGGAAGGACGCCCTCTCGAGTGGAGCCGGATTAGCGACTGGCGCGGGGATTGCCGCGTTAGGGCTGGCAGGCCCGTTTGGTGCGATTATTGGAGCCGGTCTGGCTGGGGCTGCCACTAAAGGCATGCTCGATACCAGCCCTGCCATCGGTCAGACTGCCGAGCAAATGGCATCTGGTCGCGTCCATGAGAAGGCTGGTGCCTTGCGTGACCGTCTACCGGGCTGGCTCGGTGGCCGGGATGAGGATGATGAGTGGGGAGATAACTTCGATGGCTTAGCGTAA
- a CDS encoding eCIS core domain-containing protein has protein sequence MSAQTHSTECSKTALIRSSSAGKWSIEHWKRSRNADSDDETSDKSQAQTADTTPSSAAVRDGSSKPLAAAALEHARVETHLEAATFDNSAAAVDLADSAVPRLFGRDEGQIQRSLEGTDTTIDEVPGKVLDVLSNGGQPLDQPVQRALEERMDADFSDVRLHTGGTAAKAAEAIDAKAFTCGNDIVFNSGEYDPESPEGQHLLAHELAHVKQQNGGAPISMMPQEGANLEIDPDPQLEREADEAAAQALSGEEPLVVSRMGTDVHIQRTTTDDGGLASPSRIRKIVSEEIEQRVPEAVDKRLEQRSEEIEELLSGSDELDEAALEDLGVDPEAIEGGESSVWERLRDGATDNRTAVTAGVGATVAALTTVASAGALPLAAGAAVAASGAFASSMLGKGAADAALGEESSLSPEELATVVETVKRELRESGETGAGDSTGDVDMEAEYEQ, from the coding sequence ATGTCGGCACAGACCCACAGTACTGAGTGCTCGAAAACTGCACTAATACGTTCGAGTTCCGCGGGCAAGTGGTCCATAGAACACTGGAAACGCTCCCGGAACGCGGACTCGGACGACGAGACGAGCGACAAGTCACAGGCACAGACAGCCGACACGACGCCTTCGTCAGCCGCTGTCCGGGATGGAAGTTCCAAGCCGCTGGCGGCGGCTGCCCTCGAGCATGCCCGGGTGGAGACCCACCTCGAGGCAGCGACGTTCGACAACTCCGCTGCCGCCGTGGATCTTGCCGATTCGGCGGTTCCACGACTATTCGGTCGTGACGAGGGTCAGATTCAGCGCTCGCTCGAGGGAACCGACACGACCATCGACGAGGTGCCCGGCAAGGTCCTGGACGTGCTGAGCAACGGTGGCCAACCGCTGGATCAGCCCGTCCAACGCGCCCTCGAGGAGCGGATGGACGCCGATTTCTCGGACGTACGCCTTCACACGGGCGGTACTGCAGCGAAAGCTGCTGAGGCGATCGACGCGAAGGCGTTTACCTGCGGGAACGATATCGTGTTTAATTCGGGCGAGTACGACCCCGAAAGTCCGGAGGGTCAGCACTTGCTCGCGCACGAACTCGCCCACGTCAAACAACAGAACGGTGGCGCGCCGATTTCGATGATGCCCCAGGAGGGCGCTAATCTCGAGATTGACCCTGATCCGCAACTCGAGCGCGAGGCCGACGAGGCGGCTGCACAGGCACTCTCCGGTGAGGAGCCGCTAGTCGTGAGTCGGATGGGGACGGACGTCCACATTCAGCGGACGACCACCGACGACGGTGGACTCGCGAGCCCATCCCGTATTCGTAAAATCGTCTCCGAAGAGATCGAACAGCGCGTTCCCGAGGCGGTAGACAAGCGATTGGAACAGCGATCCGAGGAAATCGAAGAGTTGCTCAGCGGCTCGGACGAACTGGACGAAGCGGCGTTGGAAGACCTCGGTGTAGATCCCGAGGCGATCGAGGGCGGAGAGAGCAGCGTGTGGGAACGGCTACGCGACGGGGCGACCGACAATCGAACGGCGGTCACCGCCGGAGTCGGCGCAACCGTTGCAGCACTGACGACGGTCGCATCCGCCGGCGCGTTGCCGCTTGCTGCTGGTGCTGCCGTCGCTGCCTCTGGAGCCTTCGCCTCAAGTATGCTCGGCAAAGGGGCTGCCGACGCCGCACTCGGTGAAGAGAGCAGTCTCTCCCCGGAAGAACTCGCAACGGTCGTCGAAACGGTCAAACGTGAACTGCGAGAGAGTGGCGAGACTGGAGCGGGTGACTCGACCGGTGACGTGGACATGGAGGCAGAGTACGAACAATGA
- a CDS encoding eCIS core domain-containing protein: MSVEFRVASPQPTTNNSRIPGWQSAFTLVFNSGEYDPESPEGQHLIAHEVVHTLQQPDAPISMMPKTEVEMEVDPDPAAEREADEIAGQVMRGWEAGLEGEMADAEIHVQRFTGAIADIGSTAASFVKFNHEAQKAAQEDKADSYAQMGATEGNIEERVENLEGQVSKLGEYVSEQVRPASTKRQMVTEAGKDALSSGAGLATGAGIAALGLAGPLGAIAGAALAGAATKGMLDTSSAVSQTAEQVTPDWLDEWGDSVTDRLPKWLGGRDEDEEMNDHSDGAKF; the protein is encoded by the coding sequence ATGAGTGTCGAATTCCGTGTCGCGTCGCCGCAGCCGACAACGAACAACTCACGTATCCCTGGCTGGCAGTCGGCGTTCACACTCGTGTTCAACTCCGGCGAGTACGATCCCGAGAGTCCAGAAGGCCAGCATCTCATCGCCCACGAGGTCGTCCACACGCTGCAGCAACCCGACGCTCCCATCTCGATGATGCCCAAAACCGAGGTCGAGATGGAGGTCGACCCCGATCCGGCCGCCGAACGCGAGGCCGACGAGATCGCCGGCCAGGTCATGCGCGGCTGGGAGGCCGGTCTCGAGGGTGAGATGGCCGACGCCGAAATCCACGTCCAGCGCTTTACGGGGGCCATCGCCGACATTGGTAGTACTGCAGCGAGTTTCGTGAAGTTCAACCACGAAGCACAAAAAGCAGCTCAGGAGGACAAAGCTGACAGCTACGCCCAGATGGGGGCCACTGAGGGCAATATTGAAGAACGCGTCGAAAATCTCGAGGGGCAAGTGTCAAAGCTCGGCGAGTACGTCTCCGAGCAGGTCCGGCCCGCCTCGACCAAACGACAGATGGTCACCGAAGCCGGGAAGGACGCCCTCTCGAGTGGGGCCGGGTTGGCGACTGGCGCGGGGATTGCCGCGTTAGGACTGGCAGGCCCGCTGGGAGCGATCGCCGGTGCGGCGCTGGCTGGGGCTGCCACCAAAGGGATGCTGGACACGAGCTCTGCCGTCAGCCAGACTGCTGAGCAAGTCACCCCCGATTGGCTAGACGAGTGGGGTGACTCCGTTACAGATCGCCTGCCAAAATGGCTCGGTGGTCGGGATGAGGATGAAGAAATGAACGACCATTCCGATGGTGCGAAATTCTGA
- a CDS encoding eCIS core domain-containing protein: MSAQTHSTEYSKTALIRSSSAGKWSIEHWKRSRNADSDDETSDTSRAQTADTASSSAAVWDGSPKPLAAADLEHARVETHLEAATFDNSAAAVDLADSAVPRLFGRDEAQIQRSLEGTDTTIDEVPGKVLDVLSNGGQPLNQPVQRALEERMDADFSDVRLHTGGTAAKAAEAIDAKAFTCGNDIVFNSGEYDPESPEGQHLLAHELAHVKQQNGGAPISMMPQEGANLEIDPDPQLEREADAAAEQALSGEEPLVVSRMGTDVHIQRMPAGAPVKGAEGGAGLAGRVSAIEESLSELEPLKSLADRTDELKAQLDGSGDGGVAKKVGAAGIWGSVGAALTQAQHAGADALGVESLLGNLTGDAHADAVLGTVIAGTTAAKVTGGKEGISALKKRAKAWFSEWRAKSDEDDQKSREEDESEGTLDSVRNLVG, encoded by the coding sequence ATGTCGGCACAGACCCACAGTACTGAGTACTCGAAAACTGCACTAATACGTTCGAGTTCCGCGGGCAAGTGGTCCATAGAACACTGGAAGCGCTCCCGGAACGCGGACTCGGACGACGAGACGAGCGACACGTCACGGGCACAGACTGCCGACACGGCGTCTTCGTCAGCCGCTGTCTGGGATGGAAGCCCCAAACCGCTGGCGGCGGCTGACCTCGAGCATGCCCGGGTGGAGACTCACCTCGAGGCAGCGACGTTCGACAACTCCGCTGCAGCCGTGGATCTCGCTGATTCGGCGGTTCCACGACTATTCGGCCGTGACGAGGCTCAGATTCAGCGCTCGCTCGAGGGAACCGACACGACCATCGACGAGGTTCCCGGCAAGGTTCTGGACGTGCTGAGCAACGGTGGCCAACCACTGAATCAGCCCGTTCAACGCGCCCTCGAGGAGCGGATGGACGCCGATTTCTCGGACGTACGCCTTCACACGGGCGGCACTGCAGCGAAAGCTGCTGAGGCGATCGACGCGAAGGCGTTTACCTGCGGGAACGATATCGTGTTCAACTCGGGCGAGTACGATCCCGAAAGTCCGGAGGGCCAGCACTTGCTCGCGCACGAACTCGCCCACGTCAAACAACAGAACGGTGGCGCGCCGATTTCGATGATGCCCCAGGAGGGCGCTAATCTCGAGATTGACCCTGATCCGCAACTCGAGCGCGAGGCCGACGCGGCGGCCGAGCAGGCACTCTCCGGTGAGGAGCCGCTAGTCGTGAGTCGGATGGGGACGGATGTCCACATTCAGCGGATGCCTGCCGGTGCTCCAGTGAAAGGTGCAGAAGGTGGCGCGGGCCTGGCCGGCCGGGTGAGTGCCATCGAGGAGTCACTGAGTGAACTGGAGCCGTTGAAGTCACTGGCCGATCGGACCGACGAGCTCAAAGCACAACTGGACGGTTCGGGCGACGGCGGGGTCGCGAAGAAAGTTGGCGCGGCCGGTATTTGGGGCAGCGTCGGTGCCGCACTCACCCAGGCTCAGCATGCTGGTGCTGACGCCCTCGGCGTGGAAAGCCTACTTGGCAATCTTACCGGAGACGCTCACGCCGACGCCGTTCTCGGAACGGTCATTGCCGGGACCACCGCCGCGAAGGTCACTGGCGGCAAAGAAGGCATCTCCGCGCTCAAAAAGCGCGCCAAAGCGTGGTTCTCCGAGTGGCGCGCCAAGAGTGACGAAGACGATCAGAAATCCCGTGAAGAAGATGAGAGTGAAGGAACGTTGGATTCGGTTAGAAACTTGGTGGGGTGA